A single window of Anaerocolumna chitinilytica DNA harbors:
- the hprK gene encoding HPr(Ser) kinase/phosphatase: MYTVQLSKLIEKMNLENLTPELDIRHIKLSQPDVNRPALQLAGFFDYFDSERVQVIGHVENAYLQKISEDELGILSKLMDCKVPCIVFCRNIEVKEEIIKLAYEKGIPLLRTAKTTSSFMAEVIRWLNVELAPRISIHGVLVDVYGEGILITGESGIGKSEAALELIKRGHRLVTDDVVEIKKVSDDTLIGTAPDITRHFIELRGIGIIDVKTLFGVESVKNTQSIDLVIKLEEWNKDQEYDRLGLEEQYTEFLGNKVVCHSIPIRPGRNLAIIVESAAVNYRQKKMGYNAAQELYNRVTNNLMKKSKQEDDEN, from the coding sequence ATGTATACGGTACAGTTATCAAAATTAATTGAAAAAATGAACCTTGAAAATCTCACCCCTGAATTAGATATCAGGCATATAAAGCTGTCACAGCCCGATGTAAACAGACCGGCGCTGCAGTTGGCAGGTTTCTTTGATTATTTTGATTCGGAAAGAGTTCAGGTAATCGGGCATGTGGAAAATGCCTATTTACAGAAAATATCAGAAGATGAATTGGGAATACTCTCCAAACTTATGGATTGCAAAGTGCCTTGTATCGTATTTTGCAGGAATATTGAAGTAAAAGAAGAGATTATTAAGCTTGCTTATGAAAAGGGAATTCCTCTTTTGAGAACGGCAAAGACCACATCTTCCTTTATGGCAGAGGTAATCCGTTGGCTGAATGTAGAGCTTGCACCCCGCATCTCCATCCACGGTGTATTAGTAGATGTATATGGTGAAGGCATCTTAATTACCGGTGAGAGCGGAATCGGTAAGAGTGAGGCAGCTCTGGAACTTATAAAAAGAGGCCACCGTCTGGTAACAGATGATGTGGTAGAGATAAAGAAAGTCAGTGATGATACCCTCATTGGTACTGCACCGGATATTACAAGGCATTTTATTGAGCTTCGCGGTATTGGTATTATTGATGTAAAGACCCTCTTTGGTGTAGAAAGTGTAAAGAATACACAGTCCATTGATTTGGTTATCAAACTGGAGGAATGGAATAAGGATCAGGAGTATGACAGACTTGGATTGGAAGAGCAATACACCGAATTCCTGGGAAATAAAGTCGTATGCCATTCTATTCCTATCAGGCCCGGCAGAAACCTTGCAATTATTGTAGAATCAGCGGCTGTTAACTACAGACAGAAGAAGATGGGATACAATGCGGCTCAAG
- a CDS encoding glycosyltransferase family 2 protein: MITISACMIVKNEERVLQRCLDSLAGLVDEIILVDTGSTDRTKEIAEEYSCKIYDFEWVDDFAAARNFSFSKAGMDYIYVADADEVIDETNRERFRSLKQCLLPEIDIVQMLYTNQLQYNTTYNFNEEYRPKLFKRLRPFYWVDPIHETVILQPVIYDSEIEILHMPESNHASRDFKVFQRLIKKGITISDKLIGMYARELYIAGDDQDFLDAEPFFTSLLEQEVSSDLLKLIQCILVRCGRIKKDSELILKYALKNVAMGKASAEVCYEVGEYFYQKEDIAEAVIWFMNAAYETEAELNIHYSKDLPLERLALCYEKSGNTEGAEEFRKQAVIRSNNLT; this comes from the coding sequence ATGATAACTATAAGTGCATGTATGATTGTGAAAAACGAAGAAAGAGTTTTACAGCGTTGTCTTGACAGCCTTGCTGGATTAGTGGATGAGATAATACTTGTGGATACAGGCTCAACCGATCGAACGAAGGAAATAGCAGAAGAATATTCCTGTAAGATATATGATTTTGAATGGGTGGATGATTTTGCAGCCGCCAGAAATTTCTCTTTTTCGAAAGCTGGAATGGATTATATTTATGTTGCTGATGCAGATGAGGTTATTGATGAAACGAACAGAGAAAGATTTCGAAGTCTTAAACAGTGCCTGCTGCCGGAAATAGATATCGTACAGATGCTCTATACAAATCAACTGCAATATAACACGACCTATAATTTTAATGAGGAGTACAGGCCCAAGTTATTTAAGAGACTTCGTCCGTTTTACTGGGTGGATCCCATTCATGAAACAGTGATATTGCAGCCGGTTATATATGACAGTGAGATTGAGATATTGCATATGCCGGAGAGCAATCATGCATCCAGAGATTTTAAGGTATTCCAAAGACTGATAAAAAAGGGGATTACCATTTCTGATAAATTAATTGGAATGTATGCAAGAGAACTTTATATAGCAGGAGATGACCAGGATTTCCTGGATGCTGAACCTTTTTTTACAAGTCTTTTAGAGCAGGAAGTATCTTCTGATTTGTTAAAGTTGATTCAATGTATCTTAGTTCGTTGCGGACGTATAAAAAAGGATTCCGAACTTATACTAAAGTATGCCTTAAAAAATGTGGCAATGGGAAAAGCAAGTGCAGAAGTTTGCTATGAAGTTGGTGAATATTTTTATCAGAAGGAAGATATAGCAGAAGCGGTTATATGGTTTATGAATGCTGCTTACGAAACAGAAGCTGAGCTTAATATACATTATTCGAAAGACCTGCCTTTGGAAAGGCTAGCCCTTTGTTATGAAAAATCCGGAAATACGGAAGGTGCAGAGGAGTTCAGAAAACAAGCGGTAATTCGAAGCAATAATTTGACCTGA
- the ftsH gene encoding ATP-dependent zinc metalloprotease FtsH — protein MDNKNRNNNKPGANNNNNSKKPLLYILLAAVITLILFSFLAKQLQEGSNIEITYNKFYSMLDEGKIKSVKIESDRLVIEPKEQPSDVYNIKYYTGLINDDQLVTKLEKAGVDYKRDTSSTKSSILDVILAWVLPFVLIYVVWYFLFRMISKSSGGMMGGVGKSNAKIYVEKETGVTFKDVAGQEEAKESLKELVDFLHNPGKYTRIGAKLPKGALLVGPPGTGKTLLAKAVAGEAKVPFFSLSGSDFVEMFVGVGASRVRDLFKQAQQMAPCIIFIDEVDAIGKSRDSHYGGGNDEREQTLNQLLSEMDGFDSSKGLVILAATNRPEVLDKALLRPGRFDRRIIVDKPDLKGRVDILKVHAKDVLMHDSVDLEAIALATSGAVGSDLANMINEAAILAVKQGRNVVTQEDLFESVEVVIAGKEKKDRILSKEEKRIVAYHEVGHALVTALEKDAEPVQKITIVPRTMGSLGYVMQVPEEEKYLMSKDELLTRIITLYGGRAAEELIFHSITTGASNDIEKATQLARAMVTQYGMSEKFGLMGLESIENRYLDGRAVLNCGDATAAEIDHEVMKILKECYAKAQELLAGNREVLDEIADYLIEKETISGKEFMEILNRVREEKGLSSIGKKENDNNKDIYVFSDASKTPEVRNEQQDDPFNNHVINLDLNKETTD, from the coding sequence ATGGATAATAAAAACAGGAACAATAACAAACCCGGAGCAAACAATAACAATAACAGTAAGAAACCATTGCTGTATATCCTGTTAGCGGCTGTTATAACCTTGATTTTATTCTCATTCCTGGCAAAGCAGCTCCAGGAAGGAAGTAATATAGAAATAACCTATAATAAATTTTACAGTATGTTGGACGAGGGTAAGATTAAATCTGTTAAAATTGAGTCTGACAGATTAGTAATCGAACCAAAAGAACAACCAAGTGATGTGTATAATATAAAATATTACACAGGTCTTATCAATGATGATCAATTAGTTACAAAGCTTGAAAAAGCAGGTGTTGATTATAAGAGGGATACTTCAAGTACGAAAAGTTCCATTTTAGATGTCATACTGGCCTGGGTTCTTCCCTTTGTACTCATTTATGTAGTTTGGTATTTTCTCTTCAGAATGATTTCCAAGAGTAGCGGTGGTATGATGGGCGGCGTTGGAAAGAGTAATGCTAAGATCTATGTAGAAAAAGAGACAGGGGTTACCTTTAAAGATGTTGCAGGTCAGGAAGAGGCCAAGGAATCCTTAAAGGAATTAGTGGATTTCCTTCATAATCCCGGTAAATATACACGTATTGGCGCTAAGCTTCCAAAAGGAGCTCTTTTAGTTGGACCTCCCGGAACCGGTAAGACCTTGCTGGCCAAAGCAGTAGCCGGTGAAGCCAAAGTTCCTTTCTTTTCCCTATCCGGTTCTGATTTTGTGGAAATGTTCGTAGGTGTAGGTGCCTCCAGAGTTCGAGACCTCTTTAAACAGGCTCAGCAGATGGCACCCTGTATTATATTTATTGATGAGGTAGATGCAATTGGTAAGAGCAGGGATAGCCATTATGGCGGCGGTAATGATGAAAGAGAGCAGACCCTGAACCAATTATTATCAGAAATGGATGGTTTTGATTCCTCCAAAGGACTCGTGATTTTAGCTGCTACCAATCGTCCGGAAGTACTTGATAAAGCGCTGCTTCGCCCGGGACGTTTTGATAGAAGAATTATTGTAGATAAGCCTGATTTAAAGGGAAGGGTGGATATTCTTAAGGTTCATGCCAAAGATGTGTTAATGCATGACTCCGTTGATTTAGAAGCAATCGCACTGGCAACTTCCGGAGCAGTTGGTTCTGACCTTGCCAATATGATAAATGAAGCTGCCATACTTGCTGTAAAGCAGGGCAGAAATGTAGTAACCCAGGAAGATCTGTTTGAATCGGTGGAAGTAGTTATCGCCGGTAAAGAAAAGAAAGACCGTATCCTTAGTAAGGAAGAAAAGAGAATAGTTGCTTATCACGAGGTTGGGCATGCACTGGTTACAGCTCTTGAAAAAGACGCGGAGCCGGTTCAAAAGATTACAATTGTACCAAGGACAATGGGTTCCTTAGGCTATGTAATGCAGGTTCCGGAAGAAGAGAAATACTTAATGAGTAAGGATGAGCTTCTTACCAGAATCATTACTCTATACGGCGGTCGTGCTGCGGAAGAGTTGATCTTTCATTCCATTACAACAGGAGCTTCCAATGATATTGAGAAAGCCACACAGCTTGCAAGAGCTATGGTTACTCAGTACGGTATGAGTGAGAAATTTGGTCTCATGGGATTAGAGTCCATTGAAAATCGCTACCTTGATGGTCGTGCGGTATTAAATTGCGGTGATGCCACAGCTGCGGAGATCGATCATGAGGTAATGAAGATTCTAAAAGAATGCTACGCGAAAGCCCAGGAATTATTAGCCGGAAACCGAGAAGTTCTGGATGAAATTGCAGATTATCTCATAGAAAAAGAAACAATCTCCGGCAAAGAATTTATGGAAATCCTGAACCGCGTCAGAGAAGAAAAAGGACTTTCTTCCATTGGAAAGAAAGAAAATGATAACAACAAAGATATCTATGTGTTTTCAGATGCCTCAAAGACACCGGAGGTCAGGAATGAACAACAGGATGATCCTTTTAACAATCATGTAATAAACCTGGATTTGAATAAAGAAACAACCGACTAA
- the lspA gene encoding signal peptidase II, protein MFYFILIAGIFLTEWKIKNYIEKNKEMHKKEEILGGNIVIERYHNKGAMLNFLENDVKVVKTISCTLLGVALLMFLLLLPKKGDKLLKFAMALILGGALSNVADRFTRGYVVDYFSFKFLKKIVFNISDICIFIGSGLVVIRSLFKK, encoded by the coding sequence ATGTTTTATTTCATCTTAATTGCAGGAATATTTTTGACAGAATGGAAGATAAAGAACTACATTGAAAAAAACAAAGAAATGCATAAGAAGGAAGAAATTTTAGGCGGCAATATTGTGATAGAACGATATCATAATAAGGGAGCTATGCTGAACTTTCTTGAGAATGATGTTAAAGTTGTAAAGACCATTTCCTGCACATTGTTGGGTGTTGCACTGCTTATGTTTCTCTTGCTGCTTCCCAAAAAGGGAGACAAGCTTCTGAAATTTGCAATGGCTCTAATACTTGGCGGAGCCTTAAGTAATGTAGCAGACCGTTTTACCCGTGGATATGTGGTTGATTATTTCAGCTTCAAATTCTTAAAGAAGATTGTTTTTAATATCTCAGATATTTGTATATTTATTGGTTCCGGATTGGTAGTGATACGTTCACTTTTTAAGAAATAA
- a CDS encoding CTP synthase: protein MGVKYVFVTGGVVSGLGKGITAASLGRLLKERGYKVTMQKFDPYINIDPGTMNPIQHGEVFVTDDGAETDLDLGHYERFIDESLTKKSNVTTGKIYWSVLSKERRGDFGGGTVQVIPHITNEIKNRFYHDDECQDTQIAIIEVGGTVGDIESQPFLEAIRQFQHDVGHENSILIHVTLIPYLKASGEMKTKPTQSSVKELQGMGIRPDIIVCRTEHPLEPGIKEKIALFCNVPSNHVIQNLDVETLYEAPLAMEKEHLANIACECLNLPCPTPDLTAWENMVDALKHPEKEVTIALVGKYTQLHDAYISVVESLKHGAVPHKASVNIKWIPSETVTDENAAGILDGVDGILVPGGFGDRGIEGKISAIRYARENNIPFLGLCLGMQLAIVEISRHVIGFADAHSVELDPATTHPVIHLMPEQDGIEDIGGTLRLGSYPCVLEDNSKALELYGNKIIQERHRHRYEVNNYYREDFIRNGIKLSGLSPDGRIVEMMELANHPWFIATQAHPEFKSRPNRPHPLFNGFVGAAIKYKEAQ from the coding sequence ATGGGAGTCAAGTATGTTTTTGTTACCGGTGGTGTTGTTTCAGGGCTAGGCAAGGGTATAACAGCTGCGTCATTAGGTAGGTTATTAAAGGAACGGGGCTACAAGGTTACCATGCAAAAGTTTGATCCTTATATTAATATCGACCCAGGTACCATGAACCCCATTCAGCATGGTGAAGTCTTTGTAACAGATGACGGTGCCGAAACAGACTTGGATTTAGGTCATTATGAGCGTTTTATCGACGAAAGCCTTACTAAAAAATCCAATGTCACAACCGGTAAAATCTACTGGTCCGTACTATCAAAAGAACGCCGAGGCGATTTTGGCGGAGGAACCGTTCAGGTTATACCACATATCACAAACGAAATTAAAAACCGTTTCTATCACGATGATGAATGCCAAGATACCCAGATTGCTATTATTGAGGTCGGTGGCACCGTCGGAGATATTGAAAGTCAACCCTTTTTAGAAGCTATTCGACAATTTCAGCATGATGTCGGTCATGAAAATTCTATCTTAATCCACGTAACTTTAATTCCTTACTTAAAAGCTTCCGGTGAAATGAAAACCAAGCCAACTCAATCCAGTGTAAAAGAGCTTCAGGGTATGGGTATCCGCCCGGATATTATTGTATGCCGCACCGAGCACCCCTTAGAACCCGGAATCAAAGAAAAAATAGCATTATTCTGTAATGTTCCCAGTAACCATGTTATCCAGAATCTTGATGTAGAGACACTGTACGAGGCTCCTCTTGCTATGGAGAAAGAGCATCTTGCGAATATTGCCTGCGAATGTTTGAATCTTCCATGTCCCACTCCTGATCTGACTGCCTGGGAGAACATGGTGGATGCATTAAAACATCCCGAAAAGGAAGTTACTATCGCTTTGGTTGGTAAATATACTCAGCTTCATGATGCTTATATCAGTGTAGTGGAATCCCTAAAGCATGGAGCTGTTCCTCATAAAGCCTCCGTAAATATCAAATGGATACCTTCTGAGACAGTGACGGACGAAAATGCTGCCGGTATTCTTGACGGAGTAGATGGTATCTTAGTTCCCGGAGGTTTCGGTGACAGAGGAATTGAAGGAAAGATTTCCGCTATCCGCTATGCCCGTGAAAATAATATTCCTTTCTTAGGTCTCTGCCTTGGTATGCAGCTTGCAATTGTGGAAATATCTCGTCATGTAATCGGTTTTGCCGATGCTCACAGCGTAGAACTAGATCCTGCTACCACCCACCCGGTTATCCATCTGATGCCTGAGCAGGATGGTATAGAAGACATCGGCGGTACTTTAAGACTCGGTTCATACCCTTGTGTACTGGAAGATAACAGCAAAGCCTTAGAGCTTTATGGCAATAAGATTATTCAGGAACGCCATAGACATCGTTATGAAGTTAATAACTATTACCGTGAAGATTTTATACGAAATGGTATTAAATTATCCGGTTTATCCCCTGATGGACGTATTGTTGAAATGATGGAATTAGCAAATCATCCTTGGTTTATAGCTACCCAGGCTCATCCGGAATTTAAATCAAGACCAAACAGACCTCACCCCTTGTTTAACGGCTTTGTAGGAGCTGCCATTAAATATAAGGAAGCACAATAA
- the uvrC gene encoding excinuclease ABC subunit UvrC, with protein sequence MYFNIEEELKKLPAKPGVYIMHDKHDTIIYVGKAISLKNRVRQYFQSSRNLTPKIQQMVARIQYFEYIITDSELEALVLECNLIKEHRPKYNTMLKDDKSYPYIKVTIQEDFPRVLFARQRGKDKAKYFGPYTSSKAVKDTIELIQKLYLTRTCNRNLPKDIGKERPCLYYHIKQCKAPCQGYISKEEYKESVNQALEFLNGNFAPVLKGLEAKMQEASEKMEFEEAAGYRDLLNSVKQISEKQKITGSEQEDRDVLAVASTGEEAVVQIFFIRNGKLIGREHHYLTNIGGETKNSLITTFIKQFYAGTPYVPRELYVSDSVDEQDILEEWLTAKRGQKVHIKMPVKGEKERLVELARKNASMVLQQDAEKIKREEAKTTGALATLGEMLDIPGLRRIEAFDISNISGFDSVGSMVVYENGKPKRSDYRKFKIKSVVGPDDYASMNEVLTRRFTHGMREQEELKEKNLGEEYGSFNRYPDLILMDGGKGQVHIALKVLEDLKLNIPVCGMVKDDNHRTRGLLYCDQELPLSASSETFKLITRIQDETHRFAIEFHRSLRGKTQVHSILDDIEGVGTARRRALMKHYQSLADVKAATIEELAAIETMNMRAAKQVYDFFHKEEENTITE encoded by the coding sequence ATGTATTTTAATATAGAAGAAGAATTAAAGAAACTTCCTGCCAAGCCTGGCGTATATATTATGCATGATAAGCATGACACGATTATTTATGTAGGCAAGGCAATCAGTCTTAAGAATAGGGTAAGGCAGTATTTCCAAAGCAGCAGGAATCTAACACCTAAGATTCAGCAAATGGTGGCAAGAATTCAGTACTTTGAATACATCATAACAGATTCCGAGCTGGAAGCTCTGGTTCTGGAATGTAATCTGATTAAAGAGCATCGTCCGAAATACAATACAATGTTAAAGGATGATAAGAGTTATCCTTATATTAAAGTTACCATTCAGGAGGATTTCCCACGAGTCCTTTTTGCCAGACAAAGAGGTAAGGATAAAGCCAAATACTTTGGCCCCTACACCAGTTCCAAGGCTGTAAAGGATACCATAGAATTAATCCAAAAGCTCTACTTAACCAGGACCTGTAATCGGAATTTGCCCAAGGATATCGGAAAGGAAAGGCCCTGTCTGTATTACCATATCAAGCAATGCAAGGCTCCTTGTCAGGGCTATATCTCCAAGGAAGAATACAAAGAGTCCGTAAACCAGGCCCTTGAATTCTTGAATGGTAACTTTGCACCGGTTCTGAAGGGATTAGAAGCTAAAATGCAGGAAGCTTCCGAAAAAATGGAATTTGAAGAAGCAGCCGGGTATAGGGACTTGCTAAACAGTGTAAAGCAGATCTCTGAAAAGCAGAAAATCACAGGTTCTGAGCAAGAAGACAGAGATGTATTGGCAGTAGCTAGTACCGGTGAAGAAGCAGTAGTCCAGATATTTTTTATACGAAATGGAAAGCTCATCGGCAGAGAACACCATTATCTTACCAACATAGGGGGAGAGACTAAGAACAGCTTAATCACCACCTTTATCAAACAATTCTATGCCGGTACGCCCTATGTGCCAAGAGAGCTTTATGTCAGCGACAGTGTAGATGAGCAGGATATACTGGAAGAATGGCTCACAGCGAAAAGAGGGCAGAAGGTTCATATCAAGATGCCGGTAAAAGGGGAGAAAGAAAGACTGGTAGAGTTAGCCAGAAAGAATGCATCCATGGTACTCCAGCAGGATGCGGAAAAGATAAAGAGAGAAGAAGCCAAGACCACCGGAGCTCTGGCTACCTTGGGTGAAATGCTAGATATACCCGGACTGCGCAGAATTGAAGCCTTTGATATCTCCAATATCAGCGGATTTGATTCCGTTGGTTCCATGGTTGTATATGAAAATGGCAAGCCAAAACGCAGTGACTATAGAAAATTCAAGATAAAATCGGTAGTCGGACCAGATGACTATGCATCTATGAATGAAGTATTAACCAGAAGGTTCACCCATGGAATGCGAGAGCAGGAAGAATTAAAAGAGAAGAATCTGGGAGAAGAATATGGAAGTTTTAACCGTTATCCTGACCTTATTCTGATGGATGGTGGAAAGGGACAAGTACATATTGCCTTAAAAGTCCTGGAAGATCTAAAACTAAACATCCCGGTATGCGGTATGGTAAAAGATGATAATCATAGAACAAGAGGACTTTTATACTGTGACCAGGAACTCCCTTTATCCGCTTCCTCGGAAACCTTTAAGCTAATCACCCGGATACAGGATGAAACCCACCGTTTTGCTATCGAATTCCACAGAAGCCTGAGAGGGAAGACCCAGGTTCATTCCATATTAGATGATATAGAAGGGGTAGGAACAGCCAGAAGAAGAGCCCTAATGAAACATTATCAGTCCCTAGCAGACGTAAAAGCCGCTACCATAGAAGAACTAGCAGCCATCGAAACAATGAATATGAGAGCAGCAAAGCAGGTATATGACTTCTTTCATAAAGAAGAAGAAAACACGATTACTGAATAA
- a CDS encoding glycosyltransferase family 4 protein — MNIVLEAQHAVGHPQPRGVGHYATSLIQTLLKRKKFNYELTYFDFKREVGNFERAEKLFGKYNVPMHECNELDYRIASRDDSVFADKSYNEWTNTLGDVYHFMVPVSIPTKLNGKMIVTFHDVSWRAFPGFVSPNATLLHDIALERVQRQNPYIIADSESAKKEILLYSSIPEERIKVIYLSYDEEQIFKDKSSVNDIVDGDYILFVGTFENKKNVVRIIEAYNMVAEKNKSIKLVLAGKPTWDNPTDIYETINNSPYKDRIITPGYITVEQKRKLYSNALCFVFPSICEGFGIPVLEAMACGCPVITADNTSLPEVGGDAVIYVNAYDTEQLGYEMEHVINSSNLREELISKGYIQKSKFSWDKTAEHVEDLYSMVMEQNY, encoded by the coding sequence GTGAATATAGTTCTTGAAGCCCAGCATGCAGTAGGGCACCCTCAACCACGTGGTGTCGGTCACTATGCAACAAGCCTTATACAGACATTACTTAAACGTAAAAAATTTAATTACGAGTTGACATATTTTGATTTCAAGCGTGAAGTTGGAAATTTTGAGCGAGCTGAAAAGCTTTTTGGTAAATATAATGTACCTATGCATGAGTGTAATGAACTGGACTATCGGATTGCCTCCCGTGATGACAGTGTATTTGCCGATAAAAGTTATAATGAATGGACGAATACACTCGGTGATGTGTATCATTTTATGGTGCCAGTATCAATACCAACAAAACTAAACGGTAAGATGATAGTTACATTTCACGATGTAAGCTGGAGGGCATTTCCGGGATTTGTTTCGCCCAATGCAACACTTTTACATGATATAGCTTTAGAACGAGTACAACGGCAAAATCCATATATTATTGCTGATTCTGAGTCTGCGAAAAAAGAAATTTTATTGTATTCGAGCATACCTGAAGAAAGAATCAAAGTTATATATCTATCATACGATGAAGAACAGATATTTAAAGACAAGTCAAGTGTCAATGATATTGTAGATGGTGACTACATACTGTTCGTTGGAACATTTGAGAATAAGAAAAACGTTGTACGAATAATAGAAGCCTATAATATGGTTGCTGAAAAAAATAAAAGTATAAAACTTGTTCTTGCAGGTAAACCAACTTGGGATAATCCTACTGATATATACGAAACAATAAATAACTCGCCATATAAAGATCGTATTATAACTCCTGGCTATATTACAGTTGAACAAAAGCGCAAACTCTATTCCAATGCGTTATGCTTTGTGTTTCCTTCAATATGTGAAGGGTTTGGCATACCTGTTCTCGAAGCAATGGCTTGTGGCTGCCCAGTTATTACAGCTGATAATACATCACTTCCTGAAGTCGGTGGGGATGCGGTAATTTATGTTAACGCTTATGACACAGAACAACTTGGATACGAAATGGAACATGTAATCAACTCATCAAATTTACGAGAAGAGTTGATAAGTAAAGGATATATTCAAAAATCAAAGTTTTCTTGGGATAAAACCGCTGAACATGTAGAAGATTTGTATAGTATGGTCATGGAGCAAAATTATTAA